The genomic stretch CACCCTGACCTATGCTGATGCCCCTTGTCACAGAATGACCATGGAAGCTGTGACCAAATAGTCAGATGCCACAAGATATAAAGTTCTAAGAACATGAAAGAATGCAGGACTCTGTCAAATCCTAGTTAGAATTAGTGGCAAGTACACTTTTATATCTTAAGAACAAAATCCAATCATGTGACATGAAGGATATTAGACAGGCATGAAGTACACAATCATCTCCTCCTCCGACTTATGGAATCAGGGACACAGCAGCCGCAAATTGGGTATGGTGCTATCCACTGTGGTCGCCAACAGGGTTCCAGTTAGCAAGCTGGTTGAAAAGCTCTGATCATTATGGAATCACAGGcatgtttaaaaattactctCAGGGATGACAATCTGCTGAATTGCATGGGATGTTTCTGGTGGGGAAGTCAGGTTAAAGTATGGTTAATGAACTTGGGGGAAAAAACAGTACAGAGATGACCCACTCAGGATAATTACCTTTTAACCTCAGGCAAGAGTCAGGAATAAACACTTGAGATTCTATAACATAGTATCAACACTTTTATGTTAAGGGTTTATTATTGTCTGTGATTTTTTATGTTTGAGACAATCTCACATTTCCAATTAAAAATGCCCACTCAAGTAACTAAGATGTACTTGCGGTCAttatcaactttaaaaaaattgttggaaCATATGTTTTAGTTTCATAAGGGCAGTTACAAATGTGAAATCAAACAGTATTTAAAAATCCCTTAGAAGTAATTGTTGAAATACATAATACTTAAAAATAGAGTAAGATTTGCAAACCAAACTTTTTAGGCTAAAGGAGGAACTAAGCTTTTGGATTTATAACTCtaacaaaataacatatttaaagccccaaaaacaaaacagacagagaaatatttatttttaactttatttttattgttgacaCTATTACAGATAGAATGACCACAACCATATTAACAAACCAAAAACCTGTGCACAGAAAcaagatgaagaaaatatatcaagATGTTAACCACACTCTTTGGATGGTGAAAACATGGGTGAGTTTCTCTTCTACATTTCTGTAACTTCAAAGTTTCTATAATGAACACATTTCATATATAATGGAAATATATGTAGTAAAGGTGGACTACCAAAACACTAGAATGATGACCTTTCAAGGAAACCGAAACAAAATAACCATAATCCCACAACAACCACACAACTATTTCttgttttccatctttcttccCATCTTTGACATTTATGCATACTTATCACTAACACCCTAATAATCACAGACTAGTGCACAGATCAAGATGTTAACAGTTAATTGTTGTTGGGTGTTGGGAATATGTGTGAATTTTCTTTACTGAATTTCCAAAGTTTTGTATGAGTATGTATTATATTTGTAAtggaaaatacatacataaaatttattacCAAAACACCAAAGATTATTTAAGGAATTTGAGACAAAATATTTAACCAAATTCCCACAATGACAacactattttagttattttccaCATCTTTTCATTTAAGACTTTATGCACACATATTTAACACTGTTATCACAAGCGTGTGCACTGAAACAAGATAGAGGAAACAGATCAAGATGTTAGCAGTAGTTGTTGGGTGTTGGGAAtataggtaatttttttaaataatttactttattttctaatttttcctctGGGTATGTATTATGCACACCAATGGAGACATACATAATACACTGTTATCAGGACATTATTATAGggaacatttgaaaaaattaaagtgaaagtATTTAACCATAATTCCACAAAGGTAACGtaacagctattttgaatataCATTTTGACACAGTTATAATCATAAACCTGTGCACAGAAACAAGAATGAACAAGATAGAGGAGAGTATATGTCTTTGGATGGTGgggatatgattttttttcctccacttttctgtattttccaagtgTGTGATAATGAGTTCAAATTATGTTCACAATGAAAATGTGATCATAAACTTTTTAGTAACACTACCATAAAGAACAttcaagaaatttaagaaaataatgctCAACTATAAGCCTACAACAACAACACCACAACAGCTTTTGActataagcatatatatttttaaacagttatAACTGTAGTATAAATATACTTTCGTGTCCTGCTTTCTCCActtaatgttctgtaaatatatttccacgttGCTGCATAACTCGTGATTATCATTTTTAAACAGTTGCATTAAGTGTCCACAGATAGGTTTAAACAATCATTCTCTTGTTTACCATTTGTTACTACCTTTTCACTAGCTGAAGGTTGGAACGGACACCCTGACTTACAGCAAGTTGCTTTCCGAAAAGGGGCTACCACTGCCAACAATGTTAACACCAAGTAATGTACCCACAAAGTTCACCCCGACATCAACACTGATTCTCGTTTCAAGAGTCCTTTTCCCATGTAGTAAACCTCACTGCCCCTCAGCTTTCCTGATGTCCGTTCCAACCTCAGGCCTTCCTATGCAGCCAGCCCTCACCTACACCATACCATCAAAAACTccttttccaaactgctcaggaCACCCCACTcaattcattctcagaaacctggCCTTCTACAGTTCTTGCCTCTGGTGTTTTCTTCTGTCTGTCTCCTCTCCCCTACTAGATCTGGTGATATATTAGGACTCCCTTCTTTGACTCACTCATTTCTGCTTCTTGCTCTCAGCTCTACAATCTTCCTAAACTTTGACACTCCCTGCATCTTTGACATACTTTCAAGCCCTAATCCTGCAGATCCAGAAGAGTAAGATTCAGACACATTTCCCCCAGTGGGTACTTTAATTTTGCTTGTTCAAATGATCTACACTTACattttgcaaatcttttttttttaattttttaaattttatattttttttccagCCAACTCAAggccaaaaaaaatttcttaatataGTTATTATGCGAGGGGAGGGGAAGCAAAGGAGCACAGGTAGTCCACAGAATAGGACACAAGAAACCTCAAGCTGTGAGGTCAATTTGTAATTAAAAGAATACTAAGATTAGATGAACACAACACTCAGAAATACTCTAGGAGAGCTGAAAAAGAAGGAACAGATGTTAACAAAACAAATTAAGGCTGCTGGGGAACCTGAGTCCATGTTAAGCTTGGGTTGActgtaaagaattttttttttttttaatgcaagttAGACATGGAGTTAGAGGGTCAGATAAATAACGAAGAGAATTAAGTTAGCGATAGAAAGATCTAAGGATACTAGCTCCTGGGCACCTAGGGTGCAAACTGACTTGTGGCAGCATAAGCTGATGCTGCACAGGGGACCCAAGCCATGTTGCTACTTGTCACTTAAGGCAGGAAGCGCACAAAGGAAGTGATGAAAGGTTATTAGCCTGCAACATTATTTACAGCATGAGAGCCTCTCCTACGGTTCTCAACCTTCATTAGGCACTACTGTGATCTAGTGATGGTTGTAACCCATTCTTTAAAGGCAAAGATGTAAGATTTACAGGGAAAAGCTTCGGGTTTTATCAATTCACTATCATCAAACACATATTgagttggttaaaaaaaaaaaaaccccagaacaCAATGAGAACCACTTCAACAAACATAACATGTGGCAACCAATCAATCTGGGTCACAAAAAGCCAATCCGTATATTGTAAAGCCTTACAGAGTATTAGGTTCCAAAGTGTTGGTGCAGATGAAATGGCTGCAGAAAGAAGCTAAAGTACTTATCTTTTCAAACAGTAAGGAGTAAAAGCCATGTTATCTATCATGCCTACAGCTTCACAAGACTATTTAAGggtaagaaacaaaacaattacTCAAAAAGATATTGACAGGGTTCAAATAATGCACAATAAATCTTTCTCAGGATCTAagacacttaaaaatataatcaaatttgttgctctcttcctcctccaaaaaaaaaaaaatcaaagaataccAGGTAAGGTACCTCTGCAGAGTAAACTGTAACTGTATATCATATTAAATCCAAATATATGTGATCACTGTTCTGTCAtaatttgctattttatatacACCTCATGAAACACTATATATACGTTACACAAGTGTCATTTACAGTTGATTTGGGCAAACTTTGTAGTCTGGAATACTCATAGGGTTTTCTCAATCTGATTACTTGGAAAGGTAAGATGTGTGCTATGGCTTTCCCACATGCAGACACTGACATCTGAAGGGGAAAGCTTAAGACTGTGGAATCTGCACATTCGGTCTCTTTTCAATCTGAGTTTAGAGATGTTAAGTCAGGTGTGTAACACACTAAGGTTAAGTCTCCTACTGACATTATCATGGATTGGTTTGAATTCTCTGTGGTTTGGTAAGGGTCAAGTCCTAGGTGAAGGTTTTCTAACCTTTACCCCATGCCCTCAGCCAGTGTGGGTATTCTGGTGTCTGGCGAGGGACAGGCGGTCATTGAAGAGCTGCCCACAGACGTCACATTTGAAGTACTTCTCATCAGCTTGATTGGCACCACCTGTGCTGGTGCTGGCACGTTCGATGTAGCCTGAGCACTCCCCAAAGGCATTTGCAGGCTCAAATATGATCATGCTGGCATGAGTTTTCAGGTGTTCACCGAATGCTGTGCTGGAAGTGAAGGTTTCTGTGCATTCATGGCAGTCATAGTATGGTTCTTCTACCTGAATCTCTTGATCTTCACCTTCTTCTGGGTCTTCAATTCCCACACCGTCAGGCTCGTCGGCATCTCCCTCTGGCTCTTCAGCTTTTCCCTCTGGCTCTTCAGCTCTTTCTTCTGGGTCTTCAATACCTGCACCATCTGGCTCATCAGCATCCCCATTTGGCTGCTCGGCCTCTCCATTTGGCTGTCCAGCCTCTCCAATGGGCTCTGCAGCCTCTCCATCTGGCCCTTCAGCCTCTCCGTTTGGCTCAGCAGCCTCCACTTCTGGCTCAGCAGCCTCCACTTCTGGCTCGGCAGCCTCCACTTCTGGCTCAGCAGCCTCTACGTTTGAGCCCTGAATCCTCAGAACTACTTGTGGAACATGGACATTggcttcaacttcctgggctgctgctgctgcagctgctgctgcttcatcttcttcttcttcttccagatGAAGCTCCTTATGTTTAGTGAGGACTGTGCTATGAATAAAGGACTTACCACAATCCTTGCATTCATAGAATGGTATAGCTCCTTTGAGGGGCTCAGTAAGAAATGAGGTGTGAGTATAGGAGGACCCGTACACATAGGGCTCATTCTTATGAACAGTTACGTGATCTGCAAGTTCTGCTGGGTTGATGAAAGATTCTCCACAGACTGCACATTCAAAGAGTCTCTCTTCGGTCTGACTTCTCTGAAACTCAGTGAGGGCTAAGCCTGGAATGATAGCTTCCTCAGCCATCTGGCTCTGCTCCAGTAAATCATCTTCCCTATGAAGTCTCATATGCTCATTAAGGGCAGAGCTATGAATGAAGCCTTGTCCACACAAAAGGCATCGAATGGCTGACCCAGCAAGAGCAGGATTCCTCTCTGCAGCACGATTCCTCCGTGGCTTCATGGGCAAGAGGGCAATAAAACCATCATCACACCCCTTCATGGAATACAACTGGTCTTGTTCATGGATTCTCTGATGCTCGAAAAGGAATGAGCTATGAATAAAAGATTCCCCACACTTTGGACATTCATACAGCTGCTCTCCAGTGTAATCTCTCTGATACTCGCTGATGGAATGGGTGTGAATTACAGAATGTGTGTACTCCCGACTGTCAACCAGGCACTTCCTGCTGTGGACTTTCTGATGGTCTGTGAGGTCTGTGAGATCCACAAAGCCCAGGCCACAGTCCTCACATTCATAGATTTTGTCATCAGGGTCATCCTTCTGAGGGTCTTCCATGTCTGAGCCTTGAATGACAGGGTCTTCAATTGTCTCCTGACCATGGGTCTCCTCGCTGTGGGTCTCCTCCCCATCAGTATTCTCGCCTTGAGACTCCTCGCCATGAGACTTCTCTTGGTCATAGATTTTCTGGTTTGTGTTGAGGTCTTCGCTGGTAGCAAAAAATTGTCTGAACTCCTTACATTTGTTCCACGCTTGCTCTTTAGCATACTGCTCTTGGGCGTAACTTGTTTGAGGGTCAGTAGGGGCCAAGCTGCGAATGACAGACCATTCATAGTTTCTGCTTCCAGAGGGCTTCTCTCTATCATGAATCTTCTGGTGCTCAGTGAGGTCAGAGCTATGAGCAAAGCACTCCCCACACTCCTGACATTCATAGAGCATCCCTCGAGGGCGAAATGTTTGTTCACCAAAAGGCAGAGAGTGAATTACAGAGGTCTCATTGCTCCTATGctcaatgtatttctttttagcacgAGCCTTCTGGTATTCACGGACATTTGAGCTGGGAACAGAGAATTCGCCATCCTTCTTAAACTCACCAGATCCCTCTCCAGGAACACTTTTCTGAGGTTTGGCACGGGATACACTCTGTATGACAGAGTCTTCATAGTTGCGATTCTTACTGCCCCCTTCACAAGGGTTCTCTCTGGCAGGAATCTTCTGTCGCTTATCATTAAGGTCTGAGATATAGATGGAGGATTCTCCCTTCTCATTAGATTCCACCAATTCATTTCCATTGTGACTTCTTGGAGGTTTGGAAGCCACTAAGCTATGGATAACAGACCTACTGTATTCCCTTCCTTCAGAGGTGTTCCCTCCAGCACGAACTCTCTGATGGTTGATAGCATCGAAGCTCTGAATGGTAGActctgccattacttttggttTACTGGGCCCTGCTACACTGTGACTTTTCTGAGCTTCCACAGAGGCTAAGCTATGAATAACAGACCTCTCATATGATTTTGCCTCATAGACATTTTCCTTAGTGGGAATCTTCTGGTTTTCATAGGGGTTAGAGCTAATGGTGAACGCCTTTTCGTCCTCATCACTTTCAAGAGGTCTTGTTATAGTATGACTCTTCTGAGATTCAGTGAATGGCCCACTATGAATGACAGATTTCTCATACCCTCTGCCTTCAAAGAGGTTCTTTCGAGAATGAATTTTCTGATGCTCACTGAGCTCTGAGCTTTGCATGAAGGCATCCCGGCCATCTGTAAAGTCATAGAGCTTCTCcttattgtaagttttctgacGCTTTTTAAGGGACTGACCAGGAATAAAGGTTTCCTCACACACTTTACCCTTGTTTTCAAATGGGTTCCCTCTAGTATGGATTTTCTGATGTTCTTTCAGGGATGAGCTATGAAGGAAAGTCTCCCCACACACCTTACATTCGTACATTTTCTCTTTACCATACATTTTCTGAAACTCATtaagggctgggctgggcctaAAGGTTTCCCCACGCTCACGTTCACGTTCATGTTCACGCTCATTATCTTTGTCATCCCCAAAGTGGATTTTCTGGTGCTCAATCAGGGCAGAACTATGAAGGAAGGTTTCCTTACACACCCTGCACTCGTAGAATTTGTCTTTGCCATATATTTTCTGAAGCTCGCTAAAGGTGGGGCTAGGCATGAAGGCTTCCTCACATTCCTGATTCTTACATTCCACAAGATAACCTCTAGCATGAATCTTCCGATGTTCAGCCAAGGCGGCACTCTTATTGAAGGTCTCTCCACAGTCCTTACATTCAAAACGTTTCCCTCCAACCTGACTTTTCTGAACTTCACTGACAGCCACACTGTGAATAAAGGACTCACCATACTCATAGAGGTTCTCTCTAGTATGCATGATCTGGTGCTCAACAAATTCTGAGATGACACTGAACGACCTCCCACACTCATCACATACATATGGCATTGCCCCAAAATCAATTGGCTGTGACTCGGTAAAGGAGGGGGAGCTGAGGCTGCTCAGGCTGCTCATGCTCATGGCTTTTCTCATCTCACTACCACATTCAAAGGGCTTCTTCCTGGGACAGGCTTTTTGATCGTGAATCGAGCCCTTCCCATCTGTGTCAAAATGATAGCGCCTCTTTCTTTCAAGAACTCTCTTTCTGGAAACAAGGGTTGAATTAAACCTAAAGCCTCCCCTAAATGCATTCCCTTCATAAACCCGCTGCTGGATCACTGACTCCCTCTTGTTCAATGAAATGTCCTTCCAGTTATCATCTGACATTCTGGGGAATCTCTGTGACCGGTCGCTTGACTCCCTTGCTCTTCCCGATTTGGAACTGCGTGACACATCCTTGATGAATTTTTCCATTATCACTCCGTGGGAAGATTCATCTTCACAAATCCCCCGCCGGTGGGTTGATTTTTTGGCTTCAGGCATAGTTTTTAGACCTGGAAAGAAACCCCAAATGTAAATACTCCCTAGTCCCCATAAGAAGGACAGTGGGACTTGGAGGGGTGCACCCTTCTGTGATGTTTAGGAATGCAAAGTGTAGAAGTTCCTTGATAGCATCTCACTGGTTGTGTGGCTCCTCTGTGGGATGTGCCTCCTGCTTACCTCGACTGGTGCTTGGGTAGGCACTTCTCTTGGATCTTGATGAGTGGCCCTGCGTCATGTGGGAGTGGCCATCGTCTTCAGCAAGCTGCACTCCTGGTCACAAGGACAATATGATGCCTCAAATTCAAGTTGAGGACCAAGATTCATCACCATAAATTGATCTTCATCTTTCACTGAGCCACTAAATATGAGGTGGCCCACATCTGATTCCTTGGATGTCAGAAGACATTTGCTGTCTCATTTCCCGACTAtctattccctaatccattctaATCTACATGTAATTCTTCTGACTCCACTCAGAAATGTGTACAAAGACCCCACATGTCCCTGAAATCAGTGCATTGTCTTTTAGTCTTCACCTTCTTGTAACCACTTTTTAAGTCCTCTTTTCCACTGGCCTTCTTCCTCTTACCTCGCGACTGCTCTTCCTCCACCCAGTCCCTTGAGGCCCCATGGCCTTACAGACCTGCAGCACAGCCAACTGCCCACTACCAACTTGGGCTAGATGTCTTCCAGGAAAGTCCACATGGGAACTCAGGATCCCATCCTGAATGTCTACTTAAAAACCTCCAGTGCTACCACTCTGGAAAAAAGTATCAACTCTTGTGGCAAGAAGCATCTCCCTGCTTGTCCCCACCCTGTACAATGTATCTTTACCCAAAGCCAGAGGCAtttcttaaaaacacaaattttatcatttactcCCTCATTTGAAATCTTTCAAAGATTTCTTATTACCCTTGAAGTCCAAATATATTAATGTGGACTCTAACATCCAGCTTAAAAAGGAGCAAGATGACAAAATGCTCCAATGACTGGACTGGGAGTGACTGAGAGAAGCAGCTGCTTACCGAGGGAGAGCAGCTTCCTGTAGTTTTCCATGTTGTCCTGGATTGTGTTGTGAGGTTTCCTGTCCTCAGCGAGGTCCACCACATTTTGGTATGATTCAGCATCCTAAAACAGCAAACACAGACCTCTCAATGGAGTCTGTCCCCACCGATGTTCAAAGACAGAATAACGCTGGCGACATGGGAGTTACATATATGAAGTTATATAGGAAGTGCTCACGGTATTGGGGTTCTGAGTGATCCAAGTCAAGTGTTACTAGGGACCTACGTCGTACCTACCTTGGTGCTACACTCTGAGGCAGATCCCAAAGACGCATGACACATATTCCTTGCCCTCATGCAGCTTATAATTTGGTTGGAGAGAAAAGACTCATGAAACAATTAGAgaacaataaacaataaattgGGGTACAGATAGTAAGTGCTAAACGGGTTTTGTAGAGGGACAGTTCAGGGTGGGCCTGAACAGTGTGCAAAGGTTTGTGGAGGGCAGGTGGGGCCTTAAGTGGTGGGTGAGATTATGACACATATAGAAAGGGATTGGTGGGAAAACTTAGACTAAATATCAAACAGGCACGGAATACtcaggaaacagaaagaagacaCACACATTCAGGAAGACATCTGGTCAGGATGTGACTTAAACCTCCCTCCCGGTTTCTCCATGGCATAGCATGGCTACATTGAGGGAGTCTCCAGTTCGCACAATTCCCAAATCACCCAGGAATAACTGTAAGCCCTGAAGGCATTTTTATAATTGCCTTTTCTGTCTTAATGGATATTTAcctaaaaaggaattttaaaattcctcaCATTACTGAGGAGAACCTTCTACCAGGATTCTAAAGGACCTTTGCTTATTGCCAGAGGGCTGACTAGAACTGTTTTCAGGGAGTCATGGTCCCAGGAAGAATGGCACTGAGGCTGGAGAGAGACTTGAGGAGGGAGATGGTGCTGTGGGAAGCCCACAGGCTTTGGAGCTGGACAGAGATCTGGGTCAAAGGAGGATTGCACCAATTATGAGCTATGCAGCCTTGGGAACGGAAGTCtttttgaacctttctttcaggttcttcacctgtaaaatggggagaagagTATCTATCTGCTTTACAATACTGTGGGTGAGGATTTTCTGCAGTGTGATGTCTTgcttaaatattaagaaaattatgtaaaggaaatacaaatgtcTTGATATTAAATCTACCATAGTTCTATTGCTGGGAAGAGGAATGGAGCAACATGAAAAATGTAGCAAAAAAAAGAGGACTTGCTGAATAAGCAAAGACAAAGAGGTACGGGTATCTGGGTTTAAGAGGGAAGCCTTATCCATGCACTGCCTGTGTCCTGCcacaaaaaagcagaaacaacaacaaaaactaagtaGGGCAAGGAAACACAGCAGAGCTTCAcagataaaattcttttttcacaTGAAAGAAAAAGCACGCTTTGATTGAAAATTAAAATCTAGGCCAGTGGGCAGCCCTAAATTGGTTGTTCGCTTTGTGTTTGTAATCAACAATGACATCTTAATGCATACAAACTGCAATCAAGTTCAATGGAAGAGATGCTGTTCTGAAAACAATGCTAGTATGGCTCAATGTAGTTTTCACAACATGATCTATACATGTGAACAATTAAGAAATTTACACATGAAGCTAAAAGATGAGAGAATTTTCTGTTGTGTACACCTTCAAAATGTAATTTGTGTCATTTGCTGCTGGTGTTACCACCATACTGAGTCAGTAGGAATCAGTAGCTTCCAGACTTTTAATTATGCAGACATGGGGCTCGGATGCCAATTCTTCACACATTGTCAAGGAAGggcatttaaaaagcaaaacaagacaaAGCCCAACTACCAGGACACCAGTGGCCAGGCCCACACATGCCTCCAGCCTTCTTCCTATATCCCAGCCACCTGGCC from Pan paniscus chromosome 20, NHGRI_mPanPan1-v2.0_pri, whole genome shotgun sequence encodes the following:
- the LOC100987733 gene encoding paternally-expressed gene 3 protein isoform X2, yielding MYQPEDDNNSDVTSDDDMTRNRRESSPPHSVHSFSGDRDWDRRGRSRDMEPRDRWSHTRNPRSRMPQRDLSLPVVAKTSFEMDRDDDRDSRAYESRSQDAESYQNVVDLAEDRKPHNTIQDNMENYRKLLSLGVQLAEDDGHSHMTQGHSSRSKRSAYPSTSRGLKTMPEAKKSTHRRGICEDESSHGVIMEKFIKDVSRSSKSGRARESSDRSQRFPRMSDDNWKDISLNKRESVIQQRVYEGNAFRGGFRFNSTLVSRKRVLERKRRYHFDTDGKGSIHDQKACPRKKPFECGSEMRKAMSMSSLSSLSSPSFTESQPIDFGAMPYVCDECGRSFSVISEFVEHQIMHTRENLYEYGESFIHSVAVSEVQKSQVGGKRFECKDCGETFNKSAALAEHRKIHARGYLVECKNQECEEAFMPSPTFSELQKIYGKDKFYECRVCKETFLHSSALIEHQKIHFGDDKDNEREHERERERGETFRPSPALNEFQKMYGKEKMYECKVCGETFLHSSSLKEHQKIHTRGNPFENKGKVCEETFIPGQSLKKRQKTYNKEKLYDFTDGRDAFMQSSELSEHQKIHSRKNLFEGRGYEKSVIHSGPFTESQKSHTITRPLESDEDEKAFTISSNPYENQKIPTKENVYEAKSYERSVIHSLASVEAQKSHSVAGPSKPKVMAESTIQSFDAINHQRVRAGGNTSEGREYSRSVIHSLVASKPPRSHNGNELVESNEKGESSIYISDLNDKRQKIPARENPCEGGSKNRNYEDSVIQSVSRAKPQKSVPGEGSGEFKKDGEFSVPSSNVREYQKARAKKKYIEHRSNETSVIHSLPFGEQTFRPRGMLYECQECGECFAHSSDLTEHQKIHDREKPSGSRNYEWSVIRSLAPTDPQTSYAQEQYAKEQAWNKCKEFRQFFATSEDLNTNQKIYDQEKSHGEESQGENTDGEETHSEETHGQETIEDPVIQGSDMEDPQKDDPDDKIYECEDCGLGFVDLTDLTDHQKVHSRKCLVDSREYTHSVIHTHSISEYQRDYTGEQLYECPKCGESFIHSSFLFEHQRIHEQDQLYSMKGCDDGFIALLPMKPRRNRAAERNPALAGSAIRCLLCGQGFIHSSALNEHMRLHREDDLLEQSQMAEEAIIPGLALTEFQRSQTEERLFECAVCGESFINPAELADHVTVHKNEPYVYGSSYTHTSFLTEPLKGAIPFYECKDCGKSFIHSTVLTKHKELHLEEEEEDEAAAAAAAAAQEVEANVHVPQVVLRIQGSNVEAAEPEVEAAEPEVEAAEPEVEAAEPNGEAEGPDGEAAEPIGEAGQPNGEAEQPNGDADEPDGAGIEDPEERAEEPEGKAEEPEGDADEPDGVGIEDPEEGEDQEIQVEEPYYDCHECTETFTSSTAFGEHLKTHASMIIFEPANAFGECSGYIERASTSTGGANQADEKYFKCDVCGQLFNDRLSLARHQNTHTG
- the LOC100987733 gene encoding paternally-expressed gene 3 protein isoform X1, with product MLPPKHLSATKPKKSWAPNLYELDSDLTKEPDVIIGEGPTDSEFFHQRFRNLIYVEFVGPRKTLIKLRNLCLDWLQPETHTKEEIIELLVLEQYLTIIPEKLKPWVRAKKPENCEKLVTLLENYKEMYQPEDDNNSDVTSDDDMTRNRRESSPPHSVHSFSGDRDWDRRGRSRDMEPRDRWSHTRNPRSRMPQRDLSLPVVAKTSFEMDRDDDRDSRAYESRSQDAESYQNVVDLAEDRKPHNTIQDNMENYRKLLSLGVQLAEDDGHSHMTQGHSSRSKRSAYPSTSRGLKTMPEAKKSTHRRGICEDESSHGVIMEKFIKDVSRSSKSGRARESSDRSQRFPRMSDDNWKDISLNKRESVIQQRVYEGNAFRGGFRFNSTLVSRKRVLERKRRYHFDTDGKGSIHDQKACPRKKPFECGSEMRKAMSMSSLSSLSSPSFTESQPIDFGAMPYVCDECGRSFSVISEFVEHQIMHTRENLYEYGESFIHSVAVSEVQKSQVGGKRFECKDCGETFNKSAALAEHRKIHARGYLVECKNQECEEAFMPSPTFSELQKIYGKDKFYECRVCKETFLHSSALIEHQKIHFGDDKDNEREHERERERGETFRPSPALNEFQKMYGKEKMYECKVCGETFLHSSSLKEHQKIHTRGNPFENKGKVCEETFIPGQSLKKRQKTYNKEKLYDFTDGRDAFMQSSELSEHQKIHSRKNLFEGRGYEKSVIHSGPFTESQKSHTITRPLESDEDEKAFTISSNPYENQKIPTKENVYEAKSYERSVIHSLASVEAQKSHSVAGPSKPKVMAESTIQSFDAINHQRVRAGGNTSEGREYSRSVIHSLVASKPPRSHNGNELVESNEKGESSIYISDLNDKRQKIPARENPCEGGSKNRNYEDSVIQSVSRAKPQKSVPGEGSGEFKKDGEFSVPSSNVREYQKARAKKKYIEHRSNETSVIHSLPFGEQTFRPRGMLYECQECGECFAHSSDLTEHQKIHDREKPSGSRNYEWSVIRSLAPTDPQTSYAQEQYAKEQAWNKCKEFRQFFATSEDLNTNQKIYDQEKSHGEESQGENTDGEETHSEETHGQETIEDPVIQGSDMEDPQKDDPDDKIYECEDCGLGFVDLTDLTDHQKVHSRKCLVDSREYTHSVIHTHSISEYQRDYTGEQLYECPKCGESFIHSSFLFEHQRIHEQDQLYSMKGCDDGFIALLPMKPRRNRAAERNPALAGSAIRCLLCGQGFIHSSALNEHMRLHREDDLLEQSQMAEEAIIPGLALTEFQRSQTEERLFECAVCGESFINPAELADHVTVHKNEPYVYGSSYTHTSFLTEPLKGAIPFYECKDCGKSFIHSTVLTKHKELHLEEEEEDEAAAAAAAAAQEVEANVHVPQVVLRIQGSNVEAAEPEVEAAEPEVEAAEPEVEAAEPNGEAEGPDGEAAEPIGEAGQPNGEAEQPNGDADEPDGAGIEDPEERAEEPEGKAEEPEGDADEPDGVGIEDPEEGEDQEIQVEEPYYDCHECTETFTSSTAFGEHLKTHASMIIFEPANAFGECSGYIERASTSTGGANQADEKYFKCDVCGQLFNDRLSLARHQNTHTG